One Patescibacteria group bacterium genomic region harbors:
- a CDS encoding peroxiredoxin — protein sequence MLQIGDKAPDFILKGYFKNKVKDYSLKEFKGKWIVLFFYPGDFTYVCPTEITSLNSQADDFKKVNSVVLGISVDSVYAHQKWAEELGGLDIVLLSDFHKRTSRDYNLLIESEGTALRGTVVIDPEGNIRYSMTISENVGRSTQELLRVLAALQTGKMCPADWQPGEATL from the coding sequence ATGTTACAAATAGGAGACAAGGCGCCCGATTTTATCCTTAAGGGATATTTCAAAAACAAAGTTAAAGATTACAGTCTAAAAGAGTTCAAGGGTAAGTGGATAGTGCTATTTTTCTATCCCGGCGATTTTACTTATGTCTGTCCCACCGAGATTACTAGCTTAAACAGTCAGGCTGACGATTTTAAGAAAGTTAACAGTGTCGTGCTGGGAATCAGTGTGGATAGTGTATATGCCCATCAGAAATGGGCGGAAGAATTGGGCGGGCTGGATATTGTCCTTTTGAGTGATTTCCATAAACGGACTAGCCGAGATTACAACCTTCTTATAGAAAGTGAGGGAACTGCTCTGCGCGGTACGGTTGTTATCGATCCTGAAGGTAATATCAGATATAGCATGACCATAAGTGAGAATGTCGGCCGCAGCACTCAAGAGTTGTTACGAGTTTTGGCCGCTCTCCAGACTGGGAAAATGTGCCCAGCTGATTGGCAGCCCGGAGAAGCTACTTTATAG
- a CDS encoding SIS domain-containing protein yields the protein MKIWNQSDIYDLIKKYPQQFERGFRMAESIQLSKDKNIDQIIITAFSYNAATAEIVKNLFENDTTVPIRIHTGYGLPARITPKTLVIAISLCGKRPEVLSATKMASAAHAQVVAITTGGELEVFAREHNLPFVLIDKTISELRAPTNGKMNGGIMLAVLVQILINAGVLSSKARQNILAAVTEIENMYLPKLGHKVADLVADTHLLIYSSNTYIGLAHLFKSLLNIFATMPCFTGTIAEAMGNDVQGFPPKTSTKYFVLLFEDTTEPDFIQHSLIKLEEKIVATKLKYSTLELPGSNQLAKTLAAIMLLYWIIYGLGQESKN from the coding sequence ATGAAAATCTGGAATCAATCGGATATCTACGATCTAATTAAAAAATACCCGCAGCAATTCGAGCGGGGATTTCGGATGGCTGAATCTATTCAATTATCTAAAGATAAGAATATTGATCAGATTATTATCACGGCTTTTAGCTACAATGCTGCCACAGCCGAAATTGTCAAGAATCTGTTCGAAAATGATACTACCGTTCCTATTCGTATTCACACGGGTTATGGTTTACCTGCTAGAATTACCCCTAAAACCTTGGTGATAGCCATATCGCTCTGCGGTAAACGGCCAGAGGTCTTATCGGCCACCAAAATGGCCTCTGCGGCTCATGCTCAGGTGGTGGCCATCACCACTGGCGGCGAATTAGAGGTGTTTGCTCGCGAACACAACTTGCCATTCGTTCTCATTGATAAAACTATCTCCGAATTACGCGCTCCGACCAACGGAAAAATGAACGGGGGCATAATGTTAGCTGTTCTTGTCCAGATTCTTATTAACGCCGGAGTATTATCGTCCAAAGCTCGGCAAAACATATTGGCAGCGGTTACTGAAATCGAAAATATGTATCTGCCGAAATTGGGTCATAAAGTGGCCGATCTAGTAGCGGATACCCATTTGCTAATTTACAGTTCTAATACATATATTGGCTTGGCTCATCTTTTTAAATCCTTGTTGAACATTTTTGCGACTATGCCTTGCTTTACAGGCACTATAGCTGAGGCAATGGGAAATGACGTGCAGGGATTTCCGCCAAAAACATCGACAAAATATTTTGTACTGCTTTTTGAAGACACTACCGAACCTGATTTTATTCAACATAGCCTGATTAAATTAGAAGAGAAGATCGTCGCCACTAAATTAAAATATTCTACCCTAGAATTACCCGGTTCCAATCAATTAGCTAAAACTCTGGCAGCTATTATGTTGCTATATTGGATAATTTACGGACTCGGCCAAGAATCCAAAAATTGA
- a CDS encoding deoxyribonuclease IV: protein MTMGNKIKAGYQVSIAGGLPGAFAEAELLDCDVIQIFVGPPQRWETPEITDQEAADFRTAWHRSGVEKVLVHAAYLPNPASNRDVLRNLSLKKLKEEAKIAYQIGADGYNFHCGSNQDGDKPGIKNAVATLNRLAELTDEKWPVRLIIESDAGAGNKIGDTIEELGAIWKGLKTKKRFGFCLDTCHMFVSGIDLRTPKDVSQMLDKFDKLIGLEHLAFIHMNDAMFDLGSKKDRHENIGKGFIGEEGIRALLTNPIIRERPLILETPRTGDPRLDIQDIRLLRALAK, encoded by the coding sequence ATGACAATGGGGAATAAAATCAAAGCTGGTTACCAGGTGTCTATCGCCGGCGGGCTGCCTGGCGCATTTGCAGAAGCTGAATTATTAGATTGCGATGTTATTCAAATTTTCGTAGGCCCACCCCAAAGATGGGAAACACCGGAAATCACCGATCAGGAGGCAGCCGATTTCAGGACGGCCTGGCATCGCTCGGGCGTAGAGAAAGTTTTAGTCCATGCCGCGTATTTACCCAACCCGGCCAGCAACCGAGATGTTTTGCGCAATCTCAGCCTCAAAAAACTCAAAGAAGAGGCTAAGATCGCTTATCAAATCGGTGCCGACGGTTATAATTTTCACTGCGGCAGTAATCAAGACGGGGATAAGCCGGGTATCAAAAACGCTGTTGCCACTCTTAATCGTTTAGCTGAATTAACTGATGAAAAATGGCCGGTTCGGCTGATTATTGAGAGTGATGCCGGGGCGGGGAATAAGATCGGGGATACTATCGAAGAGCTAGGAGCTATCTGGAAAGGCTTAAAAACTAAAAAAAGATTTGGATTCTGCTTAGATACCTGTCACATGTTTGTTTCCGGGATAGATTTGCGTACTCCCAAAGATGTTTCCCAGATGCTCGATAAATTTGATAAACTAATAGGTCTTGAACATCTTGCCTTTATCCATATGAACGACGCCATGTTTGATCTGGGCTCTAAAAAAGACCGGCACGAGAATATCGGCAAAGGGTTTATCGGCGAAGAAGGAATTAGGGCCTTACTGACTAATCCAATCATCAGGGAACGTCCACTGATTCTGGAAACTCCCCGGACGGGGGATCCCAGACTGGACATTCAAGACATTAGATTACTCCGCGCTTTAGCCAAGTAA